Proteins from a single region of Dyadobacter fanqingshengii:
- a CDS encoding endonuclease/exonuclease/phosphatase family protein, which translates to MKGLKKFLWFLYKCFTFYTLLIYILILWIPLKGWVAGFMMMSFPVVVLIHLVSIPIWFIVERKKALLPLAMFALAGIFLSRTYSFGHKADPQQLRNSFSVMNYNVHSFQRNEDLKDSDVRQSVRDMKSWVGASDADILCMPEYFSDRGRLLNINKALDSSGYAHSAFYSRNKAENHTHSWGLAVFSKYPIIASRDTIFEAQNGMLQADIKIKGDTVRIIAVHLYSMTLKLSALVRQKQIDGVKKEGKITFERIRNGFVRRSAEMTVLESWIKASPYPVIVCGDFNEIPYGYVYGKMRGLLKNGFEEKGDGFGFTFNHLPYFIRIDHQFYSDDKLQIQDFTTFNKVDYSDHYPVMGHYHFKQNEPKQGKE; encoded by the coding sequence ATGAAAGGGTTAAAAAAGTTTCTGTGGTTCCTATATAAGTGTTTCACTTTTTATACCCTGCTGATTTACATACTGATACTGTGGATTCCGCTCAAAGGATGGGTTGCGGGATTCATGATGATGTCTTTTCCGGTGGTGGTCCTCATTCACCTGGTCAGCATTCCGATCTGGTTTATTGTTGAGAGAAAAAAGGCGCTGCTTCCGCTGGCTATGTTCGCTCTGGCAGGGATTTTCCTTTCCAGGACGTATTCTTTTGGCCATAAAGCTGATCCGCAGCAGCTGCGTAATTCATTTTCCGTGATGAACTATAATGTGCACAGCTTTCAACGCAATGAAGATTTAAAGGATTCGGACGTTAGGCAAAGCGTGCGTGATATGAAAAGCTGGGTTGGCGCTTCGGATGCAGATATTCTTTGTATGCCGGAATATTTCAGCGACCGGGGCAGGCTTCTTAACATCAATAAGGCCTTGGATAGCAGCGGATATGCGCACAGTGCATTTTATAGCCGCAATAAAGCTGAAAATCATACACATTCTTGGGGGCTCGCCGTTTTCTCCAAGTATCCGATCATAGCCAGCAGGGATACCATTTTCGAGGCGCAAAACGGAATGTTGCAGGCAGATATTAAAATCAAAGGGGATACAGTGCGCATCATTGCCGTGCATCTTTATTCGATGACTTTAAAGCTGAGTGCGCTGGTCCGTCAAAAGCAAATTGATGGCGTTAAAAAGGAAGGGAAGATCACATTCGAACGCATCCGTAATGGTTTTGTCAGAAGGTCAGCTGAAATGACGGTTCTGGAATCCTGGATCAAAGCTTCACCTTACCCTGTCATTGTATGCGGAGACTTCAATGAAATCCCTTATGGATACGTTTACGGCAAAATGCGGGGCTTGCTTAAAAATGGTTTTGAAGAGAAAGGAGATGGGTTTGGCTTTACATTCAATCACCTGCCTTATTTTATCCGCATAGACCACCAGTTTTACAGCGACGACAAGCTTCAAATTCAGGACTTTACTACTTTCAATAAGGTCGACTATTCAGACCATTACCCGGTGATGGGACATTATCATTTCAAACAAAATGAACCAAAGCAGGGAAAAGAATAG
- a CDS encoding DUF4907 domain-containing protein, whose protein sequence is MSSKKKLIVIIGILAFAAATYIFLSKGDIGADGKGLRRLKVEAFKVESGWGYRVLDKGTPIIEQRSVPGIPGNNGFKNEESALKTAKLVEHKLEKGIFPPSISMSELDSLGIDY, encoded by the coding sequence GTGAGTAGTAAGAAGAAACTCATTGTTATAATAGGCATACTGGCCTTTGCTGCTGCCACTTATATTTTTCTTTCCAAAGGAGATATAGGTGCAGACGGCAAAGGCCTTCGCCGTTTAAAGGTAGAAGCTTTTAAAGTTGAGTCTGGATGGGGTTACCGCGTTCTTGATAAGGGAACACCCATTATTGAGCAACGCAGCGTTCCGGGAATTCCCGGCAACAATGGTTTCAAAAACGAAGAATCAGCGCTGAAAACTGCTAAGCTTGTAGAGCATAAACTTGAAAAAGGAATTTTCCCCCCTTCCATATCCATGAGCGAGCTGGACAGTCTCGGGATCGACTATTAA
- a CDS encoding Kelch repeat-containing protein: MFNTLKKTSLALLVASTAFISLSCNKDDPEADKMGNWYRAGIPSFGGSARSRAVSFVIGNKGYIGTGLTNETVQRVKDFWSYDATTKIWSQVAPFEGSGRNDAVAFVVSGKAYVGLGFDGVTTVDGGYKKDFYQYDPTANKWTKKADFAGGTRQYATAFVTADKGYVGLGWNGSGYYQDFYEYNAQTDKWTERATFTGGKRRGALAFTVGGKAYVGFGQTNSGSGTETKDLYSFDPAGNSGTGAWTRMEANTNDDFEPRSNALSLVINDKAYIVGGNARSDTWEYTPGTNTWTEVAEFEGGQRAFAAGFAIGNTGYLGTGGSIVDDFWAFDPAVAKNDDDNL, encoded by the coding sequence ATGTTTAATACCTTAAAAAAGACTTCATTAGCCCTTCTGGTTGCTTCAACCGCATTTATTTCCCTTAGTTGCAATAAAGATGATCCCGAAGCTGACAAAATGGGAAACTGGTATAGAGCTGGCATTCCTAGTTTCGGAGGATCAGCCAGGTCCCGCGCAGTAAGCTTTGTTATTGGAAATAAAGGATATATCGGAACAGGTCTTACAAACGAGACTGTTCAGAGAGTGAAGGATTTCTGGTCCTATGATGCAACGACTAAAATCTGGTCGCAAGTTGCTCCGTTTGAGGGATCCGGAAGAAATGATGCTGTTGCTTTTGTTGTTAGTGGCAAAGCATATGTTGGTCTTGGCTTTGATGGCGTTACCACAGTTGACGGCGGATACAAGAAGGATTTTTATCAATATGATCCAACAGCCAATAAATGGACCAAAAAAGCTGACTTCGCTGGCGGAACGCGCCAGTATGCAACTGCTTTTGTTACTGCTGACAAAGGCTATGTAGGCCTGGGATGGAACGGAAGCGGTTACTATCAGGATTTTTACGAATACAATGCACAGACTGATAAGTGGACTGAAAGGGCGACATTTACAGGTGGAAAACGCAGAGGCGCATTGGCATTCACAGTGGGTGGTAAAGCATATGTAGGGTTTGGTCAAACCAATTCGGGATCTGGAACGGAAACCAAAGACCTTTACAGCTTTGATCCTGCTGGAAACAGTGGAACGGGAGCATGGACAAGAATGGAGGCTAATACGAATGATGACTTCGAGCCAAGAAGTAACGCTTTATCATTGGTGATCAATGACAAAGCTTATATCGTAGGCGGAAACGCGAGGTCTGATACATGGGAATATACACCCGGGACTAACACCTGGACTGAAGTTGCAGAATTCGAAGGTGGCCAGAGAGCTTTCGCTGCTGGTTTTGCCATCGGTAATACAGGTTATCTAGGAACAGGGGGCAGCATTGTGGACGATTTCTGGGCATTTGATCCTGCTGTCGCAAAAAATGATGACGACAACCTGTAA
- a CDS encoding DUF4270 family protein, producing the protein MKFNSHFLKRSSTVFRLLIIWGVTASLTGCEPSGDEIEAIVQPDVDDFAVQFSDTSTVTLSSLAADSVMTGGPSRLLVGRNIDPYFGKYQATAFFQPTIDNAIVVPQLAVYDSLTLSLQYDNYAHGDTTVAMNIAVHKLLEDMTTKRAYYNSNSTPYEAAALGKKRVVPTPRSSGKLSIRLSDKLGKQIFDMGKGNLLPSNTEWIDLIKGLALIPGATDNGPVIGFTLSNDNTSIQLHYHLTGDDGITKDSTVIKTNTGYNQILGDRKGTQLAKLPTTSRLSLPSAQSGNMSFIQSGLAVVTRVDLPTIKELKLNPYTVVNKAFLRVSPLKASVTNFYPAPSTLYAYLVDKNNEYYLGAEGFPEPLRNLRGEIITANYRVDLLNNTAYYEFDLSGYLTTVLAASGDNTTGILLRTSPFNTEFDRSVPDYNTEFSKSAARLVIGDQRNSDPGIKLRLYYTSVNVR; encoded by the coding sequence ATGAAATTCAATTCGCATTTTCTTAAAAGATCTTCAACGGTTTTTAGATTACTGATTATATGGGGTGTAACAGCCTCGCTTACGGGTTGTGAACCTTCAGGAGATGAGATTGAAGCGATCGTCCAGCCCGATGTTGACGATTTTGCTGTGCAGTTTTCAGATACATCTACGGTTACGCTTTCCTCGCTTGCCGCTGATTCGGTAATGACCGGAGGACCATCGCGTCTTTTGGTTGGAAGAAATATTGATCCATATTTTGGTAAATACCAGGCAACTGCATTTTTTCAGCCAACTATTGATAATGCGATCGTGGTGCCCCAACTGGCCGTTTACGATTCGCTGACACTTTCCCTGCAATATGACAATTACGCCCATGGCGATACTACTGTTGCCATGAATATCGCCGTGCATAAGCTTTTGGAAGATATGACTACCAAAAGAGCATATTACAATTCCAATAGCACGCCGTATGAAGCAGCCGCGCTTGGGAAAAAAAGAGTGGTGCCAACGCCAAGATCCAGCGGAAAGCTTAGTATCAGACTTTCTGACAAATTGGGCAAGCAGATATTTGATATGGGCAAAGGCAATTTGCTTCCCAGTAATACGGAATGGATTGACCTGATTAAGGGCCTGGCATTGATTCCCGGTGCAACCGATAACGGGCCCGTCATCGGTTTTACGCTGTCCAACGACAATACTTCTATCCAGCTGCATTACCATTTAACAGGGGACGACGGAATCACGAAGGATTCCACGGTGATTAAAACGAACACTGGCTATAATCAAATATTAGGGGACAGAAAAGGTACCCAACTGGCTAAACTGCCTACTACGAGCAGACTCTCTTTGCCGTCAGCGCAATCAGGCAATATGTCTTTTATACAATCTGGTTTAGCTGTGGTTACGAGGGTGGACTTACCAACGATCAAAGAATTGAAATTAAATCCTTACACCGTTGTTAATAAGGCTTTTTTGCGGGTATCGCCATTGAAAGCTTCGGTAACAAACTTTTATCCTGCGCCCTCGACCTTGTATGCTTATCTGGTTGATAAAAATAATGAGTATTATTTGGGGGCCGAAGGATTTCCTGAACCATTGCGAAATTTAAGGGGTGAGATTATAACGGCTAATTACAGGGTTGACCTGCTCAATAACACAGCTTATTATGAATTTGATCTGAGCGGCTATCTGACGACGGTTCTAGCCGCCAGTGGCGATAACACAACCGGCATTTTGCTTAGGACTTCACCATTCAATACCGAATTCGATCGAAGCGTTCCTGATTATAATACAGAATTCAGTAAAAGTGCAGCGCGGCTTGTAATCGGCGATCAAAGAAACAGCGACCCGGGCATTAAACTGCGGCTTTACTACACTTCGGTTAATGTGCGCTAG